The Hyphomonas sediminis genome contains the following window.
CCCGGGATCCAGCGCAGGATAGAAAACGTGGGTCCCGGTCTTCGCCTGCGGCGAAACCGGGATGACGGCAATGCGGATATCTTGGACTGAGACGGGGAAAGTAGCGCGAACCGCAAGGCTGGCCTTCAGCCCGCCTTGCGCTTGCCGAAGCCGAAGAGGCCCGCAAAGAACTCGCCCCACCAGCGGCGCCAGCGCCAGGCCCGGCGCAGCTTCGCATTGCGCGGCGCGTCGCCTTCGCCGCGCGGCACCAGAATGTCGTTCATCTTCGGCTGGTAGCGGCGGATCAGGTCTTCCTCGATCCGTGCACGGTCACCGCCGGTGCGCACCACCAGCACATGCCGCTCGGTTGCGCCGCGCTTCCACCAGGCTTCCCACCAGCGCTCATGCCCGTAGAGGCGCGACTTAAAGTTCGTCGCCTTGCCGATATACAGCGGGAACAGGAAGAACGCGAAGCGGCGCACCACGAAGATGTAGATGCCGCCGCCGTCCGGAATGCCCTTGCGCGTCAGCGTGATCTTGAAACGATACGCTTCGCCGCTTTCACCATACCAGGTGTGCCAGCCGAAAAGAAACCAGTTCAGAAGAAACATGCGTTCCGCGTCCCATGAGTGCCCACCCGCCGGGAAACTCATGGGTGCCGGTTAACAGTGTCTTAAAACGGCCTTCACAGGGGCAAAGCTCTGTCGGTGAACCGGGCAGGGGCCGAGCCGGGAAAGCGCTTCGGCATGGGCGGCGGTGCCATATCCCTTATGCCCGGAAAATCCGTAGCCTGGGTATGTATTGCAGAGTGAGGCCATCTGCGCGTCGCGGTGGGTCTTGGCGAGGATCGAGGCGGCGGAGATCGCCGGCTCGGTCAGGTCGCCCTTCACGATGGCGCGCGCGGGCGCCGGCAAATCGCGCGGCAGGGCATTCCCGTCGATCAGGATTGCCGCATGCGGACACGCGCCGGCCTCAAAAATACACGGTTTGACATGGATCGTACGCCAAACGTCCGCGATGGCGCGCTGCATGGCCAGGAATGTCGCCTCGCGGATGTTCAGCCGGTCGATCTCTTCCACGCTCGCGTCTGCCACGCACCAGCCCAGCGCCCGGTCGCGGATCACGGGCGCCAGCAAGTCTCGCTTCTTCTCCGACAGTTTCTTGGAATCGGTCAGCCCCTCGATCGGTCGCGCCGGATCAAGGATCACCGCCGCTGCCGTCACTGGCCCCGCCCAGGGGCCACGGCCTGCCTCATCGACGCCGATGATGAAGGGGGAAATGCTCATTCCCAATCACAACAGGAGTCGCCGGGCCCTGCCAAGATCGCAGCTGTTGACGCCTGCGTGGCGGCGGCCTACGCCCATTGCCATGTGCCGCGCCAAACCCCTGCACCTGCAACAGGTCCGCCCGCAATCGCTGGCGGCGCGCGGCCCCATGCAGGAAGGTCAGGCCGGCTAAGGCCCCCAATCCCCCGCAGAACGTCGCGCCCGCCCGGTTTCCCGAGGCGGGATTTTTCTATTCTGGAACAAGGAGTTGCAGCCCATGTCTTACACATCGGATGAAGAGATAGAGGCCATCGGCCGGGCGGTGCTGGCGCGCACGCTGCCCAAGGCAGAGTGGGCCCATAATGCCCATTTTGCGGCCGCAGTCTGGATGATCGCCCGCCATGGCGCCTCGGCGCTGCGAGAAATGC
Protein-coding sequences here:
- a CDS encoding GIY-YIG nuclease family protein — encoded protein: MFLLNWFLFGWHTWYGESGEAYRFKITLTRKGIPDGGGIYIFVVRRFAFFLFPLYIGKATNFKSRLYGHERWWEAWWKRGATERHVLVVRTGGDRARIEEDLIRRYQPKMNDILVPRGEGDAPRNAKLRRAWRWRRWWGEFFAGLFGFGKRKAG
- a CDS encoding ribonuclease HII; its protein translation is MSISPFIIGVDEAGRGPWAGPVTAAAVILDPARPIEGLTDSKKLSEKKRDLLAPVIRDRALGWCVADASVEEIDRLNIREATFLAMQRAIADVWRTIHVKPCIFEAGACPHAAILIDGNALPRDLPAPARAIVKGDLTEPAISAASILAKTHRDAQMASLCNTYPGYGFSGHKGYGTAAHAEALSRLGPCPVHRQSFAPVKAVLRHC